A single window of Granulicella mallensis MP5ACTX8 DNA harbors:
- a CDS encoding biopolymer transporter ExbD yields the protein MGMGTGSSGGSVSEINVTPLIDVLLVLLIIFMVIVPTTPRGLEALVPQPPKQNQPPPPENDRTIVLQVTSRPGGGAPGWKINDQDFAKQDITPKLTEIFATRQEKVMFVKGDQDLDFSSVAEAIGFGHSADVTNIGIITPQVEAGH from the coding sequence ATGGGAATGGGTACTGGATCATCGGGCGGATCGGTCTCGGAGATCAACGTTACACCGCTGATCGACGTGCTACTGGTACTGCTCATTATCTTCATGGTCATCGTTCCGACGACGCCGAGAGGGCTTGAGGCACTGGTACCCCAGCCGCCGAAGCAGAACCAACCGCCGCCGCCAGAGAACGACCGCACGATCGTTTTGCAGGTCACCTCACGGCCCGGTGGTGGCGCTCCGGGTTGGAAGATCAACGATCAGGATTTTGCCAAGCAGGATATTACCCCCAAGCTGACGGAGATCTTCGCTACCCGTCAGGAGAAGGTAATGTTCGTCAAGGGCGATCAGGATCTCGATTTCAGCAGCGTTGCTGAGGCTATCGGATTCGGACACTCCGCTGACGTAACCAACATCGGCATCATCACGCCGCAGGTTGAAGCCGGACACTAA
- a CDS encoding biopolymer transporter ExbD: MAMAKRDEGKKVNSNINVTPMVDVMLVLLIIFMVVTPMLNNKVNVDLPTVTASTIMENANKEDAITVAVTRDGKTFLGGDQVSLSDLGTRVADLLSKKTDPGADKSVYMRSDSRAKYGKVMDTIDAIRVAGVSQLNLLTDINQQSN; the protein is encoded by the coding sequence ATGGCAATGGCAAAGCGGGACGAGGGCAAGAAGGTCAACTCGAACATCAACGTGACCCCGATGGTGGACGTCATGCTGGTGCTCCTGATCATCTTCATGGTCGTCACCCCCATGTTGAACAACAAAGTTAACGTAGATCTGCCGACGGTTACCGCATCGACGATCATGGAAAACGCGAATAAGGAAGACGCGATTACGGTTGCTGTTACTCGCGACGGTAAAACCTTCCTTGGCGGCGACCAGGTATCGCTTTCAGACCTCGGCACGAGAGTCGCCGACCTTCTTTCGAAGAAGACAGATCCCGGCGCTGACAAATCGGTATATATGCGTTCGGACTCGCGTGCAAAGTATGGCAAGGTCATGGACACCATCGACGCGATTCGTGTCGCCGGCGTGAGCCAGCTCAACTTGCTGACCGACATCAACCAGCAGAGCAATTAG
- a CDS encoding MotA/TolQ/ExbB proton channel family protein yields MILAHLINVAHAHTTSLAMFLQDSGSEVGFSIPQLWAQMGWPAKCVVIILFIMSIWSLAVIIDRALYFSAARKQSREFAPKVAGALKEGRLDEAIKVADRSKKSHLAEVVTAGLSEFRSFGSGGAITPEQVESSKRALERAESITHAKLKKGLSGLATIGSTAPFIGLFGTVIGILNAFRSIASSKSSGIGQVAGGISEALVTTAFGLLVAIPAVMCFNYFTSKVEAFDVEMDNSSSELVDYFIKQSHR; encoded by the coding sequence GTGATTCTCGCTCATCTCATCAACGTTGCTCACGCCCACACCACCTCGCTCGCCATGTTCCTTCAGGATTCCGGTTCTGAAGTAGGTTTCAGCATTCCCCAGCTCTGGGCGCAAATGGGCTGGCCTGCGAAGTGCGTCGTCATCATCCTCTTCATCATGTCGATCTGGTCGTTGGCTGTGATCATCGATCGCGCTCTCTACTTCTCGGCTGCCCGCAAGCAGTCTCGTGAGTTTGCTCCCAAGGTTGCCGGCGCTCTCAAGGAAGGCCGTCTGGACGAGGCGATCAAGGTTGCCGATCGTTCGAAGAAGTCTCACCTTGCTGAAGTGGTTACCGCTGGTCTCAGCGAGTTCCGCAGCTTCGGTTCGGGCGGCGCGATCACCCCAGAGCAGGTTGAGAGCTCCAAGCGCGCTCTCGAGCGTGCAGAGTCGATCACCCACGCGAAGCTGAAGAAGGGCCTCAGCGGTCTGGCCACGATCGGTTCCACCGCGCCGTTCATCGGCCTGTTCGGCACCGTTATCGGTATTCTCAACGCCTTCCGTTCGATCGCTTCGTCGAAGAGCTCGGGCATCGGTCAGGTTGCCGGCGGTATCTCGGAAGCTCTGGTTACGACCGCTTTCGGTCTGCTCGTCGCCATCCCTGCCGTTATGTGCTTCAACTACTTCACCAGCAAGGTAGAAGCCTTTGACGTTGAGATGGATAACAGCTCGTCGGAGCTGGTCGACTACTTCATCAAGCAGTCGCACCGCTAA
- a CDS encoding energy transducer TonB produces the protein MFEDSMMESGGKIKTASRYWMIASAFFWGTLLAIMILIPLIDPEALPKNSLAASISAPPPPPPPPPPPPPPAAVVKPVHMVSEIDQGLHAPTKIPKDIKMLKEDAAPPPPSSAGVAGMAGMAGGSAGGIMGGMAGSTGAGPAIVVAKPKPQGPARISGGVIAGNILVKTQPVYPPIARAAHQGGTVVLHAIISKTGGIISLTVISGPAMLQGAALDAVKTWKYKPYLLNGEPTEVDTTIMVNFNLNGGG, from the coding sequence ATGTTTGAAGATTCAATGATGGAATCCGGCGGAAAGATCAAGACCGCATCCAGGTACTGGATGATCGCCTCAGCATTTTTCTGGGGCACGCTCTTGGCGATCATGATCCTGATTCCGCTGATCGATCCAGAAGCGCTGCCAAAGAACTCCCTGGCAGCTTCAATCTCCGCCCCACCGCCTCCTCCACCGCCCCCGCCTCCCCCACCGCCTCCGGCGGCTGTGGTGAAGCCGGTGCATATGGTGTCGGAGATCGACCAGGGTCTTCACGCGCCCACCAAGATTCCTAAAGACATCAAGATGTTGAAGGAAGATGCTGCACCCCCACCGCCTTCGTCTGCGGGCGTGGCCGGTATGGCGGGTATGGCTGGTGGCTCTGCCGGTGGCATCATGGGCGGCATGGCTGGTAGCACGGGTGCTGGTCCGGCTATCGTCGTCGCCAAGCCTAAGCCGCAGGGTCCGGCCCGTATCTCGGGTGGTGTGATCGCGGGTAACATTCTCGTCAAGACGCAGCCGGTCTATCCTCCGATCGCTCGCGCCGCGCACCAGGGTGGAACTGTTGTACTGCATGCCATCATCTCGAAGACCGGCGGCATCATAAGCCTGACGGTCATCAGCGGTCCGGCGATGTTGCAGGGCGCCGCACTCGATGCCGTCAAGACATGGAAGTACAAGCCGTATCTCTTGAACGGTGAGCCTACCGAGGTCGACACGACCATCATGGTGAACTTCAACCTCAACGGCGGTGGCTGA
- the secF gene encoding protein translocase subunit SecF, with translation MELFRSSNIDWLGKKWYFLGFSLIFSVAGILSMAFWHHIPLGVDFRGGTQITVHFDQAPNEDHIRRAIDAAGIKDPTIQRISGANGAAVNNVIISLPESTASDSAHDQGRSTIENALNANYHDSGFSVQQVDIVGPTAGKQLQHQAWLATIYSLIGMLVYLWFRFELIYGVAAVVAVFHDTLITVGFFSLTNQEISLTVIAAILTLIGYSMNDTIVVFDRIRENLASSRRESLSDVVNRSINQTLSRTVIASGLTFLTVLSLYLFGGEVLHGFSFALVVGILIGTYSSIAVAAPMLVAYQDWRTRSGKKATLPAARGTRR, from the coding sequence GTGGAACTGTTTCGTAGCTCAAATATCGACTGGCTGGGGAAGAAGTGGTACTTCCTCGGTTTCTCTCTGATCTTTTCGGTCGCCGGCATTCTCAGCATGGCATTCTGGCACCATATTCCGCTAGGTGTCGATTTCCGTGGCGGCACGCAGATTACGGTTCACTTCGACCAGGCGCCGAATGAAGATCATATCCGTCGTGCTATCGACGCCGCAGGGATCAAGGACCCGACCATCCAGCGCATCTCGGGTGCGAACGGTGCGGCGGTCAACAACGTCATCATCTCCCTGCCAGAATCGACGGCAAGCGATAGCGCCCACGATCAGGGCCGCTCCACGATTGAGAACGCCTTGAACGCGAACTATCATGACTCTGGTTTCTCGGTGCAGCAGGTCGACATCGTCGGCCCAACCGCCGGTAAGCAGCTCCAGCATCAGGCTTGGCTGGCGACGATCTACTCGCTGATCGGAATGCTCGTCTATCTCTGGTTCCGGTTCGAGCTGATCTATGGCGTCGCGGCTGTCGTCGCGGTCTTCCATGACACGCTTATTACGGTTGGCTTCTTCAGCCTGACGAATCAGGAAATCTCTCTCACGGTCATCGCGGCGATCCTGACGCTGATCGGTTATTCGATGAACGACACGATCGTGGTCTTCGACCGTATCCGTGAAAACCTCGCCTCCAGCCGGCGCGAGTCGCTCTCCGATGTGGTCAACCGCAGCATCAACCAGACGCTGAGCCGGACGGTCATCGCCTCGGGTCTGACGTTCCTCACCGTTCTCAGCCTGTACCTGTTCGGCGGCGAAGTGCTACACGGCTTCTCCTTCGCCCTGGTGGTCGGCATCCTGATCGGAACGTACTCATCGATCGCAGTGGCGGCTCCCATGCTGGTTGCCTATCAGGACTGGCGCACCAGGAGCGGCAAGAAGGCCACCCTGCCCGCAGCACGGGGCACCCGGCGGTAA
- the secD gene encoding protein translocase subunit SecD, producing the protein MGKNLAGKTGFIIAVLVIFVYGIFGIPHGSLKQSITDRIHLGLDLRGGTHLVLKVNVAEALNSATDRDVQRLDSAIPGVTAAKLDPAHPEVITISGFQPAQQSSVHDTLTSNDYAAYDVTTASTGGYVLTMKQSAIADLEKRTLDQSIETIRQRVDSLGVSEPVIEQYGLGDNEILVQLPGVDDPGHVESIIQSTAKLEIHAVVGSYPDEQQAMTALNGVLPPDQELVKGSSGIGGPDQVYLLQRASIVEGTDFRDATPQTDENGRPDIGFTLTTEAGERFYKYTDANKGTGSMAIVLENRVKEVATIQQAIRDSGRITGGFTQQQAQDLSMMLRTGSLPASISYLETRSVGPSLGAASIHQGVVAAVAGMLAVMVFMLIYYRGAGINADLALFLNLVILLGFMGFTHAVLTLPGIAGVILTIGMGVDSNVLIFERIREELRLGKTTAAAVQEGFAHAWITIVDTHVTTIVSAGILFLFGTGPVKGFAVTLTFGLLANIFTAVFVSRVIFDYLLSKKERGAALSI; encoded by the coding sequence ATGGGCAAGAATCTGGCCGGCAAAACAGGCTTTATTATCGCGGTCCTGGTGATTTTCGTGTACGGGATCTTCGGCATTCCGCACGGCAGCCTCAAGCAGTCGATCACTGACCGTATCCACCTCGGGCTCGATCTCCGCGGCGGCACGCACCTTGTATTGAAGGTGAACGTGGCGGAGGCGCTTAATAGCGCCACCGATCGCGATGTGCAGCGGCTGGACAGCGCGATTCCCGGTGTGACGGCAGCCAAGCTTGATCCTGCGCATCCTGAGGTCATTACAATCAGTGGCTTTCAGCCCGCGCAGCAGAGCAGCGTTCACGACACGCTCACTAGCAACGACTATGCCGCGTATGACGTGACGACTGCCTCTACGGGCGGGTACGTGCTCACGATGAAGCAGTCGGCTATCGCCGATCTCGAAAAGCGCACGCTGGATCAATCCATTGAGACCATTCGTCAGCGCGTTGACTCGCTGGGCGTTTCCGAGCCGGTCATCGAGCAGTACGGTCTGGGCGACAACGAGATTCTCGTGCAGCTCCCCGGCGTCGACGATCCAGGTCACGTGGAAAGCATTATCCAGTCCACAGCCAAGCTTGAGATTCATGCTGTTGTGGGTTCCTATCCCGACGAACAACAGGCGATGACTGCTTTGAATGGCGTCCTTCCTCCCGATCAGGAGTTGGTCAAGGGCTCCAGCGGCATAGGCGGCCCCGATCAAGTCTACCTTCTGCAGCGCGCATCGATCGTTGAGGGCACCGACTTCCGCGACGCCACGCCGCAGACCGATGAAAATGGCAGGCCGGACATTGGCTTCACCCTGACGACCGAAGCTGGCGAGCGTTTCTATAAGTACACCGATGCCAACAAGGGCACAGGGTCGATGGCGATTGTCCTCGAGAACCGTGTCAAAGAGGTCGCGACCATTCAGCAGGCGATTCGCGACTCCGGCCGTATCACCGGTGGATTTACGCAGCAGCAGGCCCAGGATCTCAGCATGATGCTGCGCACGGGTTCTCTGCCGGCTTCTATCTCTTACCTTGAGACTCGCTCTGTCGGACCGTCGCTTGGCGCGGCAAGTATCCATCAGGGGGTCGTTGCTGCAGTTGCCGGCATGTTGGCTGTGATGGTCTTCATGCTGATCTACTATCGCGGCGCGGGCATCAATGCCGATCTGGCGCTGTTTCTCAATCTTGTGATCCTGCTCGGTTTCATGGGCTTCACGCACGCCGTGCTGACGCTGCCGGGTATCGCCGGCGTCATCCTGACGATCGGTATGGGCGTCGATTCGAACGTGCTGATCTTCGAGCGCATCCGCGAAGAGTTGCGGCTGGGTAAGACGACCGCCGCAGCGGTGCAGGAGGGCTTCGCCCATGCCTGGATTACCATCGTCGATACGCACGTCACGACGATCGTTTCGGCGGGCATCCTGTTCCTCTTTGGGACCGGTCCAGTCAAGGGTTTCGCGGTCACGCTGACCTTCGGTCTGTTGGCCAACATCTTTACTGCGGTGTTTGTCTCGCGCGTCATCTTCGACTATCTGCTCAGCAAGAAGGAACGCGGCGCAGCACTGTCGATTTAG
- the yajC gene encoding preprotein translocase subunit YajC, which translates to MSFLALAFAGFGGFGSLGSLPLLVIMFVAMYLLLIVPNQRKQKQWQSMLAQLKPGDKVTTNGGMRGTVVNVKDDVLVIRTQPDGVKFEIVRSAIAAVTAEEESKS; encoded by the coding sequence TTGAGCTTTCTCGCGTTAGCGTTTGCCGGTTTTGGCGGCTTTGGGTCGTTGGGTAGTTTGCCACTGCTCGTGATCATGTTTGTAGCCATGTACCTTTTGCTCATTGTGCCGAACCAGCGCAAGCAGAAGCAGTGGCAATCGATGCTGGCTCAGTTGAAGCCCGGCGACAAGGTAACAACCAACGGTGGCATGCGCGGCACGGTCGTCAACGTCAAGGACGATGTGCTGGTCATTCGCACTCAGCCTGACGGGGTCAAGTTCGAGATCGTCCGCAGCGCCATCGCAGCCGTCACCGCCGAGGAAGAATCCAAGTCGTAG
- a CDS encoding NHL repeat-containing protein, whose amino-acid sequence MKIHRLSLPVTVSLVGLIGVLGLSGCSSNFGDSANVASQTAMSIKGIVHGGQQGLVGAHVYMFAAGVDTYGEASTSLLTAGPTTSSDGTNFFTTTDGGGNFNIGGEFACTANTNVYLYATGGDPGVGTGDNSGAGLLAVVGECGAGNTFPSTVTNIYMNEASTIAAAYALAGYTTDPTHISAPTAHSTQAQTGVTNAFNNAVNLVVQATGAVPAKTTAGNGTVPQVELNTLADILAGCINSTGPTSSGCATLFANAPNTAGVLPTNTAQAAINIAQHPGAHVSALLNLATNAGPFQPFETSATDFSVGIVYTDPTIQAPRTIAIDAVGNAWITNATSNVVTELSSTGKVLSGTTGFGKGGLFSPSGLAIDATTGTAWVTNLSTPGLLQPNHVRTLNSSGALSGDFSGSSINLPDTVSVDGLGNAWIPNTGGVGGAIIAGVTEITRAGTIPSGAAGYTVGLVNQPVGSAIDASGNLWMASSTVANVLQMNGASTANTGSFTVHLLSGGILGGTGLAIDNGGNVWVASTGLVGLLGGINKVTTSGTVTSVAPYQGPLLTTPTGIALDSAGHAWAVNNSTNALVELNNDGSLAASNGFSIPSTAGSFSIALDSSGDIWIPNSAPNGTSVTEIIGLAAPVVTPLAGNLIAPYGNPASRP is encoded by the coding sequence ATGAAAATCCATCGTTTATCGCTTCCCGTCACCGTTAGCCTCGTTGGACTTATAGGAGTCCTGGGCCTTAGCGGTTGCTCGTCAAATTTTGGAGACTCGGCGAACGTTGCCAGTCAAACCGCCATGAGCATTAAAGGCATCGTGCACGGTGGCCAGCAGGGTCTGGTCGGTGCGCATGTCTACATGTTTGCCGCAGGCGTAGATACCTATGGCGAGGCTTCAACCTCGCTGCTGACTGCAGGACCCACGACCTCTTCCGACGGAACGAACTTCTTTACCACCACGGATGGCGGCGGCAACTTCAATATCGGCGGAGAGTTCGCCTGCACTGCCAATACGAATGTCTATCTTTACGCGACCGGCGGAGATCCTGGTGTAGGCACCGGCGATAACTCGGGTGCAGGCTTGCTGGCTGTTGTCGGCGAATGCGGAGCCGGCAATACCTTCCCCAGCACGGTTACCAATATCTACATGAATGAGGCCAGCACGATCGCTGCGGCTTATGCGCTGGCGGGTTACACCACCGACCCCACGCATATCTCTGCTCCCACGGCGCATTCCACACAGGCGCAGACTGGTGTCACCAACGCCTTCAATAACGCCGTCAACCTGGTGGTTCAGGCCACTGGAGCTGTTCCGGCGAAGACGACTGCCGGCAACGGTACCGTGCCTCAGGTCGAGCTCAACACGCTGGCGGACATCCTCGCGGGTTGCATCAACTCGACTGGTCCGACCTCCAGCGGCTGCGCAACGCTCTTTGCCAACGCGCCGAATACGGCCGGCGTCCTTCCGACAAATACGGCACAGGCTGCGATCAACATCGCTCAGCATCCGGGCGCGCATGTGAGTGCGCTTCTGAATCTGGCTACCAATGCAGGTCCGTTCCAGCCCTTCGAGACCAGCGCCACTGATTTTTCAGTTGGCATTGTCTACACCGATCCCACGATCCAGGCCCCGCGCACCATCGCTATCGATGCTGTGGGCAATGCCTGGATCACGAATGCCACCTCCAATGTCGTTACGGAGCTCTCCAGCACGGGTAAGGTTCTCTCCGGTACGACCGGCTTCGGTAAAGGCGGACTCTTCTCTCCGTCCGGCCTCGCGATCGACGCTACAACGGGTACTGCCTGGGTCACTAACCTGAGTACTCCTGGCCTCCTCCAGCCGAACCACGTCAGGACGTTGAACTCCTCAGGTGCTCTGTCCGGCGATTTCTCGGGTAGCTCCATCAATCTGCCTGATACCGTCTCTGTCGATGGTCTGGGTAATGCCTGGATTCCCAACACCGGCGGTGTTGGCGGCGCCATCATCGCCGGTGTCACCGAGATCACGCGCGCTGGAACCATTCCTTCGGGAGCAGCTGGTTACACTGTTGGCCTCGTCAATCAACCCGTCGGTAGCGCCATCGATGCTTCCGGCAACCTTTGGATGGCTTCTTCTACGGTTGCCAATGTCCTCCAGATGAATGGAGCCAGCACCGCGAACACAGGTTCGTTCACGGTTCATCTCCTCTCCGGCGGAATTCTGGGCGGCACAGGTCTTGCTATCGATAATGGTGGCAATGTCTGGGTGGCTAGCACGGGATTGGTCGGCCTGCTGGGTGGAATCAACAAGGTCACCACCAGCGGTACGGTCACCTCTGTTGCTCCTTACCAGGGACCCCTGCTCACGACACCGACGGGCATTGCTCTCGACAGTGCAGGCCATGCCTGGGCCGTCAACAATAGCACGAACGCTCTCGTCGAGCTCAATAATGATGGTTCGCTCGCAGCCAGCAATGGCTTTAGCATTCCCAGCACCGCCGGATCCTTCAGCATTGCTCTCGATAGCTCGGGCGATATCTGGATCCCCAACAGCGCCCCTAACGGCACCTCTGTCACGGAGATCATCGGTCTTGCAGCGCCGGTCGTCACCCCGCTGGCAGGAAACCTCATCGCTCCCTACGGCAATCCTGCTTCGCGCCCCTAG
- a CDS encoding DHA2 family efflux MFS transporter permease subunit, which translates to MATAVAPLPQKATQRAASGFPTINPWIVALTVTLATFMELLDTSIANVSLPYIAGGLGRSFDEVTWILTTYLVANAVVLPMSAWLSRVFGRKNYYMACVALFTVTSFFCGIAPTLGFMLMARVLQGIGGGGLAPVEQAILVDTFPPAKRATAFALYTVAIVTAPAIGPVLGGWITDNYNWRWVFLINIPIGILSLFLTNRFVHDPPSFAEERKSARSANGKLRVDGVGIALIGLGSAALEVLLDRGQIDDWFGSPFICWMFGIGVTCIGIAIFWELHHPDPVIELRLLKVRNFAISNIFYFVFGFGLFASTTMIPQMLQSLYGYRAIDAGLVLGPGALVITLLAPVGAQLVQRGIIHPRILLFGAVMVVGISFIHYSHFNLQTDYGHYALARGLQGLGYAFFFVPLSVLSYSQLRPDQNNKASSLTNFFRNWGGSFGIAFVTTMSERRQNFHQVRVGSNLPSSSPFLQQAVQQTTAYLQSHGFSHADAVKAAYLRYYDQLGSQTRLLAFMDCFFVIGVITLVAAPLVLLSKNFKVGGKAPAAH; encoded by the coding sequence GTGGCTACCGCTGTTGCCCCGTTACCCCAGAAAGCTACACAACGCGCCGCTTCGGGGTTCCCCACGATCAATCCCTGGATCGTGGCGCTGACGGTTACGCTCGCAACCTTCATGGAGCTGCTCGATACCTCCATCGCCAACGTGTCGCTGCCTTATATTGCCGGTGGCCTGGGCCGCTCGTTCGATGAAGTGACCTGGATTCTCACGACCTATCTCGTGGCAAACGCGGTCGTTCTGCCGATGTCGGCCTGGCTGTCCCGGGTCTTTGGCCGCAAGAACTACTACATGGCCTGTGTCGCTCTGTTTACCGTCACATCCTTCTTCTGCGGTATCGCACCTACGCTCGGCTTCATGCTCATGGCCCGCGTTCTTCAGGGAATCGGCGGCGGCGGCTTGGCTCCGGTCGAACAGGCCATCCTGGTCGACACCTTTCCTCCTGCCAAACGGGCTACCGCGTTTGCTCTCTATACCGTCGCGATCGTTACGGCTCCCGCCATCGGCCCGGTGCTCGGCGGCTGGATCACCGACAACTACAACTGGCGCTGGGTCTTCCTGATCAACATTCCCATCGGTATTCTTTCGCTCTTCCTTACTAATCGCTTCGTGCACGATCCGCCGTCTTTCGCGGAGGAGCGCAAGTCCGCCCGTTCGGCTAACGGAAAGCTCCGCGTCGATGGTGTCGGCATCGCGCTGATCGGCCTGGGCTCGGCAGCGCTTGAGGTGTTGCTCGACCGTGGACAGATCGATGACTGGTTTGGTTCACCCTTTATCTGCTGGATGTTTGGCATTGGCGTCACCTGCATCGGGATTGCCATCTTCTGGGAGCTGCACCACCCCGATCCCGTTATCGAGCTGCGCCTGTTGAAGGTGCGCAACTTCGCCATCTCGAACATCTTCTACTTCGTCTTCGGCTTCGGTCTCTTCGCTTCAACAACGATGATCCCGCAGATGCTGCAATCGCTCTACGGCTACCGCGCCATTGATGCCGGCCTGGTGCTCGGGCCGGGGGCTCTCGTCATCACGCTGCTCGCGCCGGTCGGAGCCCAACTCGTCCAGCGGGGCATCATTCATCCGCGCATCTTGCTCTTTGGCGCGGTCATGGTGGTGGGAATATCGTTCATTCACTACAGCCACTTCAATCTCCAGACGGACTATGGCCATTACGCTCTGGCTCGCGGGCTTCAGGGGTTGGGCTATGCGTTCTTCTTCGTTCCGCTCTCAGTGCTCTCGTACTCGCAGTTGCGGCCCGACCAGAACAATAAGGCGTCATCGCTGACGAACTTCTTCCGCAACTGGGGTGGAAGCTTCGGTATCGCCTTTGTGACGACCATGTCCGAGCGCCGCCAGAACTTCCATCAGGTGAGGGTGGGCTCGAACCTGCCCTCGTCGTCTCCGTTCCTGCAACAGGCGGTGCAGCAGACTACGGCCTATCTGCAATCGCATGGCTTCTCCCATGCGGATGCCGTCAAGGCCGCCTATCTCCGCTACTACGATCAGTTGGGGTCACAGACTCGTCTGCTGGCTTTTATGGACTGCTTCTTCGTGATCGGCGTCATCACGCTGGTCGCGGCGCCGCTTGTTCTGCTCTCGAAGAACTTCAAGGTTGGGGGCAAGGCGCCGGCAGCGCACTAA
- a CDS encoding TetR/AcrR family transcriptional regulator produces the protein MAKGELTRQRIIAAAAPIFNQRGFTGCSMQDIMEATGLEKGGLYRHFANKEELAAEAFRFALAQCVKTRTEDLELIEGSVAKLRSVVQRFVATPSPMPGGCPLLNTAIDADDGNPVLRELVRDGIQAWKARISNIVKTGIEHGEIRQTIEPQSIANTMISMLEGSLMMSRIEGTKKPLQDACAMLECVLDGIATKCS, from the coding sequence GTGGCCAAGGGAGAGCTGACCAGGCAGAGGATTATCGCTGCTGCCGCACCGATCTTCAATCAGCGTGGGTTTACCGGGTGTTCCATGCAGGACATCATGGAGGCTACCGGGCTGGAGAAGGGTGGACTGTATCGCCACTTTGCCAACAAGGAAGAGCTGGCTGCGGAGGCGTTCCGGTTTGCGCTTGCCCAGTGCGTCAAGACGCGGACGGAAGACCTGGAGCTCATCGAAGGCTCGGTGGCGAAGCTGCGTTCTGTTGTACAGCGGTTCGTCGCAACCCCTTCCCCCATGCCGGGCGGCTGTCCGCTGCTGAATACCGCCATCGATGCCGACGATGGCAACCCCGTACTGCGAGAACTCGTCCGCGACGGCATCCAGGCGTGGAAGGCTCGGATCAGCAATATCGTGAAGACCGGCATCGAGCACGGGGAGATTCGCCAGACGATAGAGCCGCAGAGTATTGCCAACACTATGATCTCCATGCTCGAAGGCTCCCTGATGATGAGCCGCATCGAAGGCACGAAAAAGCCGTTGCAGGATGCCTGCGCCATGCTCGAATGCGTGCTGGATGGGATCGCCACGAAGTGTTCGTAG